A genomic window from Salvia miltiorrhiza cultivar Shanhuang (shh) chromosome 5, IMPLAD_Smil_shh, whole genome shotgun sequence includes:
- the LOC130985625 gene encoding transcription factor NIGTH1-like isoform X1 — translation MASTELSLDCKPNIESLVLKKTQKLEEFVARLEEEKLKIDAFKRELPLCMQLLSNAMEASRQELQSQRMKQLSADKAKWMSSATLWNHQVPPPELRLAPPEDSHVCTRENSGDHKEKRKARRCWSPHLHSRFLNALHMLGGSQLATPKQITQLMKVEGLTSDEVKSHLQVLSLPLINWSFKTNYEFVCPQKYRLHTGIQAPSPVVVVGGIWVPPEYAAHAGASPAAFYGATAPTILPPR, via the exons ATGGCATCAACTGAACTCAGTCTTGATTGCAAGCCCAATATCGAATCTCTGGTTTTGAAAAAAACACAGAAGCTGGAAGAATTTGTAGCCCGTCTCGAAGAAGAAAAACTCAAGATTGACGCCTTCAAGCGAGAGCTTCCACTTTGCATGCAACTTCTCAGCAACG CTATGGAGGCGTCAAGGCAGGAGCTGCAGTCGCAGAGGATGAAGCAACTCTCAGCAGATAAAGCTAAGTGGATGTCATCTGCAACACTCTGGAACCATCAAGTTCCGCCGCCGGAATTAAGGCTTGCGCCGCCAGAAGACAGCCATGTTTGTACAAGAGAAAACTCGGGTGACCATAAAGAGAAGAGGAAGGCCAGGAGATGTTGGTCGCCACATTTGCACAGCCGTTTTCTCAATGCGCTGCACATGCTCGGTGGTTCGCAAC TGGCCACTCCCAAACAAATAACGCAACTAATGAAGGTTGAGGGATTGACTAGTGATGAAGTTAAAAGCCATCTGCAGGTACTCTCTCTCCCCTTGATTAATTGGAGTTTTAAAACCAATTACGAATTTGTGTGTCCACAGAAATACAGACTGCACACAGGAATCCAGGCTCCAAGCCCAGTGGTAGTCGTAGGTGGCATATGGGTCCCACCAGAGTATGCAGCCCACGCCGGAGCATCGCCTGCCGCCTTCTATGGAGCCACCGCTCCTACAATACTGCCACCGCGTTAG
- the LOC130985625 gene encoding transcription factor NIGTH1-like isoform X2, whose translation MASTELSLDCKPNIESLVLKKTQKLEEFVARLEEEKLKIDAFKRELPLCMQLLSNAMEASRQELQSQRMKQLSADKAKWMSSATLWNHQVPPPELRLAPPEDSHVCTRENSGDHKEKRKARRCWSPHLHSRFLNALHMLGGSQLATPKQITQLMKVEGLTSDEVKSHLQKYRLHTGIQAPSPVVVVGGIWVPPEYAAHAGASPAAFYGATAPTILPPR comes from the exons ATGGCATCAACTGAACTCAGTCTTGATTGCAAGCCCAATATCGAATCTCTGGTTTTGAAAAAAACACAGAAGCTGGAAGAATTTGTAGCCCGTCTCGAAGAAGAAAAACTCAAGATTGACGCCTTCAAGCGAGAGCTTCCACTTTGCATGCAACTTCTCAGCAACG CTATGGAGGCGTCAAGGCAGGAGCTGCAGTCGCAGAGGATGAAGCAACTCTCAGCAGATAAAGCTAAGTGGATGTCATCTGCAACACTCTGGAACCATCAAGTTCCGCCGCCGGAATTAAGGCTTGCGCCGCCAGAAGACAGCCATGTTTGTACAAGAGAAAACTCGGGTGACCATAAAGAGAAGAGGAAGGCCAGGAGATGTTGGTCGCCACATTTGCACAGCCGTTTTCTCAATGCGCTGCACATGCTCGGTGGTTCGCAAC TGGCCACTCCCAAACAAATAACGCAACTAATGAAGGTTGAGGGATTGACTAGTGATGAAGTTAAAAGCCATCTGCAG AAATACAGACTGCACACAGGAATCCAGGCTCCAAGCCCAGTGGTAGTCGTAGGTGGCATATGGGTCCCACCAGAGTATGCAGCCCACGCCGGAGCATCGCCTGCCGCCTTCTATGGAGCCACCGCTCCTACAATACTGCCACCGCGTTAG